In the Hordeum vulgare subsp. vulgare chromosome 7H, MorexV3_pseudomolecules_assembly, whole genome shotgun sequence genome, one interval contains:
- the LOC123408641 gene encoding tRNA (guanine(37)-N1)-methyltransferase-like, producing the protein MAMEEGHVAHLNIPDDLLAYKDVVAKVIYDKNYPKIQTVVNKVGAISNEFRVPKFEILARKSDMVTEVKQYGATFRLDYSLVYWNSRLEHEHIRLVSLFKKGDVICDMFVGIGPFSIPAGQKRCVVYANDLNPDSIHYLKTNAKINKVEDYIFTYNKDARVFMQSLMTVPDPETKPECQFGAANCCSEEMGSSGNEHSTSNGNHNGTRSYNLDRTLTASV; encoded by the exons ATGGCTATGGAAGAAG GCCATGTTGCTCACTTAAACATACCTGATGACTTGCTAGCATACAAAGATGTCGTAGCAAAGGTTATCTATGAT AAAAATTATCCAAAGATTCAAACTGTGGTGAATAAAGTTGGGGCAATTTCAAATGAATTTAGAGTTCCAAAGTTTGAGATTCTAGCACGGAAAAGCGATATGGTGACTGAAGTTAAACAGTATGGTGCTACATTTAGACTTGACTATAGTTTGGTCTACTGGAATTCGAGACTTGAGCACGAACACATCAGATTGGTTTCCCTTTTCAAGAAAGGAGATGTTATCTGTGACATGTTTGTTGGTATTGGCCCATTTTCTATCCCAGCCGGACAAAAAAGATGTGTTGTATATGCAAATGATTTAAATCCAGACAGTATTCATTATCTGAAGACAAATGCAAAGATTAACAAGGTGGAGGATTAtatcttcacatataacaaggatGCTAGAGTATTCATGCAAAGTTTAATGACAGTACCTGACCCAGAAACTAAGCCCGAGTGTCAATTTGGTGCTGCTAATTGTTGTTCTGAAGAAATGGGTTCTTCTGGTAATGAACATTCCACGTCAAATGGAAATCATAATGGTACCCGCTCCTACAATCTGGATAGAACACTCACGGCGTCAGTCTGA